The genomic window ACATTTTAGTCAAACTTTTTTTGCGTGTTTCTGTTAGCGTGGCCCAGCAACCTCTTACTCCTTTTACTCCCCTTTCTGCAGTATGAAAGCCTACCTATGAATTGACAAAACTAACTTTTTAAGACTTTCCTAAAGCTACGCGTTCTATTCGTCTAGAATGCCGGGGGAAATTCCAGCTTGACAGAATTATTTGCTGGCCCTTAGGACGAAGAACTTAGAGTGACCTCATATGAACATATGATCATATGATCCTGATATGAACATATGAACATATGATCCACAAACCTAACCTAAGCTAAACCGCAGACACTGTCATGTGCAGAGAGACAGTAGCATCGATAATTTTTCAGCGTAGCGAGTTAAAGAAATGCAGCGAAAAATTCGAGGCCAGAGATAACACGCGTAGTGAGTCAAAGAAATACAGCGAAAATTCGAGAACAGAATACAGTACCACACACCAAATTCGGAGACGTTGTTGTCCAATTTCAACACATCACATATTCTCAGACGTTATGCGAAGAAACGTTGGCCTCGTATCAGGAACCGAGTTCCAGCAGCAAACCATGATATCGTATCTACGTCAGTACACAATTTCGCTAATATTTTGAAACacgttattaattaatcacttCCTACAATTTTTGCGAGCAGTTTCTTGGTTTACTCATACGATAATCAGATTTTCCGGTGAGCAACTCGAATAATTTTTCGATTGGTATTCCAGGATAGGGAGTTCCACCCAGAGTCGCTATTTCCCAAAGAACGATTCCGTAGGACCAACTAGAAAAATAGAAGTCTCGCGTTAACTTAGAGCATCACATTCATTTACTATACTCACACGTCGCTATATTCACTATACGTTGCATATAGAAGCACTTCAGGTGCACACCACCGAAACGGAATAACTCCGCCCTATATGTAAAAAATGCTAAGTTTGGCGATATGATATTCACAATGTACACGTGATGTTTTTCGGTAGTAGGCAGCTGACTGTAGATCTTTAGCGAGTCCAAAGTCCGATATCTTCAATCGCTGTCCCGCGCagacgagaacgtttctcgCTGCCAGATCGCGATGAACGCACTATAAACCGCGATTTACTCGTAATCAATTTCTCAGCCcgcgtttaattaaatattcaTACTCCTTTGGAAGCGACAAATTCCATTCCTTCGGCAATTTGGTGTGAAAATCCAAATTGTTTGGCATCGTCCAATCCAACGCTTCTTATTTTGCGAAGGTGACGATGTAGGTCTCCAAGCTCGGCGTATTCCATTACAATTTTACTCAAGCCTATATAAGACATAGTCTCTTTGTTCGCGTGTCTCCTctcgcgatttctttctaatctgacattttttttctatgcaATAACCGTAGACGTGAATGACATTTTGGTGTTGACCGAGCTTCACGATAACTTCGGCCTCTTTTTTAAGTTCCTCCGGGTTGACCCCCTCCCGATCTAGGCATGCCAGAGAAAATTTTCGCACAGAATTATCGGCAATTACTTGCGCTTACTTTTGAGCATTTTTATTGCAATTCGCCTATCATAAATTATTCCTTTTTTGCACACAGTTCTTAGTTTTCCTTCAGCCACTGTGCcaaattgtccttctcctGAGATCGCAGCggttttttaattttctaaAATGTGACCAAAATTGGGTTTACCAAGTGATTTTCCGATTAAAAGACAGTCAATTGGAATGATTTCGTTTCCGCTCCACACTTGCTGTTGCTTTACGTCGAGAAGATAAGCTAAGTTGTCCGAGCTATCATTCGAAGTAACTCCATCAGAaagtcgctttcgcttcaaCTTTATAATAACAACAGCAGCTCCGAGTCCGACACCAAGAAGGAGCACAGCAATGGCAGACACCGTAGCAGAAATCGTCACAGTCTGAAAAGAGTTAAAAGCAACAGACGATACATTTGGAAGAGAAGTCCCATTTGGATATGTAGTAAAGGCGAGAGTAGCACTAACAGTCGAAGCGTTAAATGCTTCTTGGGAGCTAATTATAGAGGCTGCAGTCGTGCTGGGTATACGGGATCTTTGCCTCTGCGAAGTCGCAGACAGCGTTGTTATTGCTGTCGCTTGTGTGGAGCTAATTCTATGCTGGATTTTGGCGATCACTGTGCAGCATATTATTTTTTCGTGAGGCAACCTTTTTTCGAGACTGCAGTCGAATTTACTTTGGGACGCGCTGATTGAAGCGCCCCTGATTGTCAACGTTTGAATAAATCGAGACAAAACCTTTTTCTCGACTGTTTTACTTTTACCGATCGCTTTCCATTCAAAATCGTAATTTAGAGCTGGATTGGATTGTGTGCAATTAACTCTGACAACATCTTCTCTCTTCATAGGAATCGTCTCAtcgattattttttttccctGAGGCGATCTTTGGCACCAGCAGTCTAGATTGGTTCGAAGGTTTTCTTTGATTCGATTAGTGGTAGGCTTTGGTCGCAATATACCTTGAGTTTGTACAGGACTGGAACcgatcgagagaagaaaGTAGCCTAGGCAGCACAGGAATCGTCAAGAAGCCGATGTGCACTAGAGCTAACCTGTCACCAATATTAGAGAGGAGAAGTTCATGGTTTGTAGTGAGGAGTTCGCCTGCAAGTGGCCAACTGGCTTTAACGAGCGAGATTTCTCTATCTATATATATCCTAGCGGTGTTGCACTAATAGATCGCGGTCACGAACACTTCCTCGCATACGTCTGGCTTCAGACTCTAAATACACTTTGGGTCATCGCGTGGGAGCTTGTAGTAATATTATAGCTTCATCCGGTGCCAGATAGGAAGCTAAACTAGGTCGCTCTCGAAAGAGTCTTGCGATGCTAATTCTTGATAGCCGCCGCGTATCGACGTTTCACCTTGATTTAGCTTCTTTTCTTGGCTGCAGTTGAACAAATTGCATGAAGAGCGCCCGACCCATTGCTCCTCCCAAGGCGGATGTATGTCTAGCTCTCGATGCAAATGCTTATATCGTACTCAAACTGGGGTAAGAGGAGGAAGGGAACTAAGCGGCACTTCTGCATCCTCATGCAGACAAGTTACCGTACGTCACCGAGCCGCGCctatatttatttacttttcTTCCTTAGTTAAACTATTCATGTGTCTGTTTCTATGTGCAGTTCAAGGTCGATATACGCTATGGATCTGGAACTCCAAAACTGCCAAGTCAGCTACCATGACACTTTTATTATGATTTCAACTaactattattattagtctTTTTATAATATCTGCGATTACAGTGCACTCCTACCCGCAGGAAACATCAGGCGCAAgcgtaaataaataatcatgCTCCCTATAGATTCGAATTCCTTCTCACCACTTTCACATTGAGGGTCTCACACCCTCACcctatacaaaaaaaatgggTAGAATACAGTATGAACCGAAGGAGGAGCCTAAGGCGGGGTAAAACTAATGAAAACTAATTGCACGTGCACTCCCACATAGAGGCCGTCGTaatcgacgaaagagaaacgatcaACTGTACGGGACTCGTCTCGTCAACATCCCGTCATAGGCTTCCTTAGCTTTTCTCGAACGCGAGTGAATGCCGTAGAGACGGCTTCAACTGCTTCCACTTTTCCCATTCGTAGCCCCTAGTATAAAATGTGGCCTTAAAAACACGATTCCTCTACTAGTATCCAAGCAAACTCAATGCCGAAGCCAACGTATATTCGAATTTCACTCAAGAGGCCAAAGTTGATAATTTTATCGGCGATTTAGGCGCTTTGCGCTTTTGCTCTTCCTAACTCTTTGCAAAAAGGAATTCATTGTTTCGTTTGAgaatgagaagaagaagatagCGTAGTTCGCGTAGAAATTAGACCGCACATATTCACTCCTTAGTCTAACCTATGCCTAATATGAGAGAGGAGAAGTTTATGGTTCGTTTTCTAGTCAAGATATCTTTGTCGGATGTCTGATTAGCTTGGGCCGGGCGACTTTTTCCCAGTAACGGTaggcattaattaagaacgTCTATCTGTACGCATATGGATATCCTGTCCTTCCAGGGTGAGGGATACACCTGTCAAGGGCTAGCATCATCTTCTATCGTATCCTTATTaaacgatgatgacgtcacgcagcCGCACTGTACCTTGACGGCGCGAAGTAATCTTAtacggcgacgtcatcgaattcTTACTACAACGCATACCCTATACACTATAGAACAACCATAAGTGCACTCTTATGTTATATTTACACGATCACTTGTTTCTACCATCGTCAATTCTTCAGATACGATTCTCCGCTCTCGTATCGAGCCGAAATGACAAGTAGCGCGTGCCTCAGGAAATCCAGTCGCTATCACCTCACTACCTATCATAAATCACTACGTCTTCAACACCAAACTAGTCCACGCTGCATCGTAGGCCTAATGCCGTAGAGTACGTGTACGCAGGAAGTTGTAGGTGGTTCCCCGGTCGAACGTGTAGGCGTCACTTTTGTTGGGGATCTAAAATGTTCGAATGTTTTTGAACTCTTTGGGTGCAGGGCATTCTGTTAGTGAATTACATCCGCACCGCACCGTTCCACTTTGTAATGCGAAATGACTTCACTCGTTTCGTGTCAGATCCGCATGCACCTTCTCTCCCCCTCCTTCCTTTCTGCACGAGACTTTCCTAAGAAGCTAATCGATCACGCGACTTTTTTCGTAAACATGGATGGGAGGAGAAATGGAACGCGATCTTTCGAAGTCGTTTCTCTTGTGACCATGCAGCTTACGCGTAGTCGCTGGACCGTGTGCGACTTGCATGCAGCGAATGAGTGAGCCGCGAGCTTTTTAATGAATGAAAAATCTCCTGAAATGCCTCGCGTGCGTGGGTTTGTGAATAACTTAAGAACAGAACTTGTTGTGCTTGTTCCATCATCCCCTATGTACTTGAGACAAAAAGAACGCACTCACGCTAATAGAGTACCTTGCGAAGAGATAGGTTTAGATATTTGATTGACTCCGTGTCTACTTTTGTGTCTCCGACGTGTAACATGCAGGACACTTTATTAGAAAATAGGACATTTAGGAAAGTAAAGCGATTTTGCTTTTCCGGTTGGGGGCGGCCGTCTACGCAAACAATTCGTTGAATTAACTTTTTGGGGAGAAGTTCTTAGCAAATGTTGTTTTAAGTGCATCGCGATGATCTCACAGTTCCAACTGTTGTTGTTCTTAATTTAAGTTCCGCTCTCTAGCGATGGCAATGAGCTCACCGCTTCTACGTACATGCAGGCGTTAAATGCTTAGTAAGCGTTGCGGATATTGAGTCGAAGGGCGTGTCTTTCCATTAGGTGAAGGTTTTCAAACGAAGCTTCTCAATAAACTATTTGCGCAGCACTCGGAAACGAATAGAGTTTGAGAGGAGAAACCGCTTAGTCCGTAGCTATAACGAAGCAAAGCGATTATAGCAACAATCAGAAGCAAGAGAGCGGGATTGGGATTGTGCACGCCCATGCACATGCAAATGTATATCTGTTGTGGGTCGCCGCGGTTACCTCTGAATCTCCCACGTGTTTTGAGAAACTAAGCCTCCTCTATAAAACGCCAAGCGAAACTGCTGGCCTGTTACATTGAAAGCTCACAAGCATTCGCTCATTTCGAAATGAAGGCTCTGTTGGCTCTCCTTGCAATCGGGCTAATGCGTTTTGCTCGTTCTGGCTCTATGTTTTCGGATGAAGAACTCAAGATGGTGTTCAAACAACATTCGCCTAATTGACTTCTTGCGGCGTTTTAATTCTAAGTTTTTAGCTCTTCTGTCCGGTGCAAGACTTCGCTAGATCCGGCGACATAAAAGAGCCTCTGGCGTTTATCAAATGTGATGGGAGCGTACTCTCGTTGTCCCTTCCTAATGGGAGCGCACCCGAAGAAATTTTCCTAACACAAGTAGCAAAAACTAAATCTTTGATCTGGAGTACGTTTAAACCGCAAAAGCGCTTGGGCGTGGACACGAACGGGACTCTTGAAATTAATGTGAACTTCCTTCATATATGCCCCTCCTAACGTTCCTTGAATCGCCTATTTTTTAGAATAAAACCACGTTTAAACAATTAGATGCTTGCCATAATAGCAATACAATCAAGATGCAATACCCTCTGTACAAAGCTTTATGCGCTAGTCGCGGGAATAAACATTTCCTTGTGTCGATGAAAGGCTTTGGTGTTAAAGGATTCAAAGTCACCGATTGCGACACCCCGCTTAGTGGTCCATCTGAGGATGAGTTTTGTAAGAAATCTACGCTTTGGAGGGACTACTATCACTATCATAAGTACTTTGGCTCCAATCCGAATTTGGCTTGGGAGAAGTGCCTTTCATTTGGGAGGAACAATAAGACATGCagcaataataataataatggcATAGGAGCCAAGCCGCCAGAACCAGACCATCAGGCGAAAGAATTATCAATTCAAAGTACAGAATTAAATTTTAGTTACGAAATACGtctacttttctttttttttcgcagCAGAACAGCAATCTAAGgcaaacgaaaaaacaaCGTCTAATTTTGTCTTTCTAAATTGCGCGTGGGAAGTTGAAAAGTCAGAGTCATCTAAAGGGACTAAGGTTATTCCGTGCCAAACGAAATATAAAAGTTCTGGAGTTCTGAAGCTCTTGATCAAACCCCCTGCTGCTTCAAAAATGCTCGAATGCAGCAAAGGCAAAACCAATAATTGccgttttttaattaaggatttgaaaaaatgacggCACAGTAATAAACGTAGTTGGTCTCGAAGCATGCAAAAACTCTGATCTTGACGCTAGTTTGCTGAAATTGTGCAACAAAGTATTGCTTTAGTAAGTAAACGCAATATACGTTTATACAAATCTTTGATGTCTAGCTCCGCTTGAATCGTGGTCTCAAATGCCTAGAAAGTATAACCAATGCTTTGTCCTAATGAAAGTAATGTCAAACTGTTGGCAAGGCGAATCAGTGTAGCAAGCCGAACATAGGACAACTATATCTTCTGTATGTACCTAGCATAGAAAAATAACGTATTGGTCTTCTTACTTCCCTTTTTGCCCGTGAAGTTGCAACTCGACAGAATTATTTGCAAGCTCTTATAAGTCAAATTTAAAGAAACACTATTACAGCGGAGCATCTCATTTGAATTCCACtcgcaaaaaaattgtcatCCTCAGGATGAAGAACCCGGCGTGCATTCAAATATATTTTCAAAAGTCATTagcttttttaattaactaaatcGCATATACGTTTACATACATAGAGATAACGGCATCGATAATTATAGGGCGCAGTGAAGTACCGCGCTCTTATTCGAGAACAGAAATGAAACAACTTTTCAAAGTTTGAGAGGTTGCATGTTGCTACATATTCTCGTACGTCATTTTATGAAATGTTGGCCTTTTATCCGGAACCGAGTTCCAACAGCTAACCATGATGTCGTATCTACGTCAGTACAAAGATTAAATAATGTTTCGTAACTCGTCATTCATCAGTGCGTACAATGTTTGCGAGCAATTTCTCGGTTTACTCATACGATAGTCAGATTTTCCGGTGAGCAACTCAAACAACTTTTCGACAGGTATTCCAGGATAGGGAGTTCCACCCAGAGTCGCTATTTCCCAAAGAACGATTCCGTAGGACCAGctaggaaaaagaagacttATTTAAGTTTTCTCGTGTTATACTTTACTGCACTTACACGTCGCTATATTCACTGTACGTTGCATAAAGAAGCACTTCAGGTGCACACCACCGAAAGGGAATAACCCCGCCCTACATGTAAAAATGTTGGTGGATATCTTACATCTTGTATAAATATCGCACGCGCGACGTTTTTCGGTAGTACGCGGCTGACTGGAGATCTTTAGCT from Oscarella lobularis chromosome 1, ooOscLobu1.1, whole genome shotgun sequence includes these protein-coding regions:
- the LOC136186251 gene encoding fibroblast growth factor receptor 2-like; the protein is MNFSSLILVTGYFLLSIGSSPVQTQDCWCQRSPQGKKIIDETIPMKREDVVRVNCTQSNPALNYDFEWKAIGKSKTVEKKVLSRFIQTLTIRGASISASQSKFDCSLEKRLPHEKIICCTVIAKIQHRISSTQATAITTLSATSQRQRSRIPSTTAASIISSQEAFNASTVSATLAFTTYPNGTSLPNVSSVAFNSFQTVTISATVSAIAVLLLGVGLGAAVVIIKLKRKRLSDGVTSNDSSDNLAYLLDVKQQQVWSGNEIIPIDCLLIGKSLGEGQFGTVAEGKLRTVCKKGIIYDRRIAIKMLKNREGVNPEELKKEAEVIVKLGQHQNVIHVYGYCIEKKCLSKIVMEYAELGDLHRHLRKIRSVGLDDAKQFGFSHQIAEGMEFVASKGCVHRDLAARNVLVCAGQRLKISDFGLAKDLQSAAYYRKTSRGGVIPFRWCAPEVLLYATYSEYSDVWSYGIVLWEIATLGGTPYPGIPIEKLFELLTGKSDYRMSKPRNCSQKLYDIMVCCWNSVPDTRPTFLRITSENM
- the LOC136186095 gene encoding uncharacterized protein isoform X2; protein product: MKALLALLAIGLMRFARSGSMFSDEELKMLFCPVQDFARSGDIKEPLAFIKCDGSVLSLSLPNGSAPEEIFLTQVAKTKSLIWSTFKPQKRLGVDTNGTLEINNKTTFKQLDACHNSNTIKMQYPLYKALCASRGNKHFLVSMKGFGVKGFKVTDCDTPLSGPSEDEFCKKSTLWRDYYHYHKYFGSNPNLAWEKCLSFGRNNKTCSNNNNNGIGAKPPEPDHQAKELSIQKQQSKANEKTTSNFVFLNCAWEVEKSESSKGTKVIPCQTKYKSSGVLKLLIKPPAASKMLECSKGKTNNCRFLIKDLKK
- the LOC136186095 gene encoding uncharacterized protein isoform X1, whose amino-acid sequence is MKALLALLAIGLMRFARSGSMFSDEELKMLFCPVQDFARSGDIKEPLAFIKCDGSVLSLSLPNGSAPEEIFLTQVAKTKSLIWSTFKPQKRLGVDTNGTLEINNKTTFKQLDACHNSNTIKMQYPLYKALCASRGNKHFLVSMKGFGVKGFKVTDCDTPLSGPSEDEFCKKSTLWRDYYHYHKYFGSNPNLAWEKCLSFGRNNKTCSNNNNNGIGAKPPEPDHQAKELSIQTEQQSKANEKTTSNFVFLNCAWEVEKSESSKGTKVIPCQTKYKSSGVLKLLIKPPAASKMLECSKGKTNNCRFLIKDLKK